The proteins below are encoded in one region of Rhodohalobacter mucosus:
- a CDS encoding aspartate aminotransferase family protein, whose product MPTNIPGKVFKAAKTLIGKQPAQKKAEKYHFDLYKRYPLTLVKGKGCKVWDDEHNEYIDALAGIAVNSLGHSHPRIVKAIQKQAGKLIHVSNFYYNEPQSNLAEKLVKMSGLDRAFFCNSGAEAVEGAIKLARKYSFNKGKTGTILSMENSFHGRTLGTIAMGKDKYQSGFAPMPSGFERVPFNDANALEDRVNEHTVAIILEPVQGEGGIRPVSQEYLKKVREICDEHDIPMILDEVQCGIARTGKMFAYQHYDVKPDIVASAKALGSGFPIGAVIAREQFAKAFDYGNHGTTYGGNPLACAAALETLKVIEDEDICDMARVRGEYMMTRLRDLSINWPAIREVRGLGLMIGVELSFPGADVVVEMMKRGVLSNCASDVVIRLVPPLIMSKEEIDKVIEVLVESIKEVERVKRQK is encoded by the coding sequence ATGCCAACAAACATCCCCGGCAAAGTATTTAAGGCTGCAAAGACCCTGATCGGTAAGCAGCCTGCTCAGAAAAAAGCTGAAAAGTATCATTTTGATCTGTATAAACGATACCCTCTGACCCTTGTTAAAGGAAAGGGATGTAAAGTATGGGACGATGAGCACAACGAGTATATCGACGCCCTGGCCGGCATTGCTGTCAATAGCCTGGGCCACAGTCATCCGCGAATCGTAAAAGCCATTCAGAAGCAGGCCGGCAAGCTCATCCACGTATCCAATTTTTACTACAACGAACCCCAGAGCAACCTGGCCGAGAAACTTGTAAAAATGTCCGGACTCGACCGCGCATTCTTCTGCAACAGCGGTGCGGAAGCCGTTGAGGGCGCCATCAAGCTGGCCAGAAAGTATTCCTTTAATAAAGGAAAGACGGGAACCATCCTCTCCATGGAAAACTCCTTTCACGGACGAACACTCGGTACCATTGCCATGGGCAAGGACAAGTATCAAAGCGGATTTGCCCCCATGCCCTCCGGTTTTGAGCGGGTTCCCTTTAATGACGCGAACGCTCTTGAGGATCGGGTGAATGAACATACAGTTGCAATTATCCTCGAACCCGTGCAGGGTGAAGGAGGAATCCGGCCTGTGAGTCAAGAGTATCTGAAAAAGGTACGTGAGATTTGTGACGAGCATGATATTCCCATGATTTTGGACGAAGTGCAATGCGGTATTGCGCGGACCGGCAAAATGTTTGCCTATCAGCATTACGATGTGAAGCCCGACATTGTGGCTTCCGCCAAGGCACTGGGTTCCGGCTTCCCGATCGGGGCCGTTATTGCGCGCGAGCAATTTGCGAAAGCATTCGATTATGGAAACCACGGCACCACCTATGGCGGGAATCCGCTTGCATGTGCCGCTGCGCTTGAAACCCTGAAAGTGATCGAGGATGAGGATATCTGTGACATGGCCAGGGTCAGAGGCGAGTACATGATGACCCGCCTGCGCGACCTTTCCATAAACTGGCCTGCCATTCGTGAAGTTCGCGGACTCGGACTGATGATCGGCGTGGAGCTCTCCTTCCCCGGGGCAGACGTTGTTGTGGAAATGATGAAACGGGGCGTACTTTCAAACTGCGCATCCGATGTGGTAATCCGTCTCGTACCCCCACTCATTATGAGCAAGGAGGAGATCGATAAAGTGATTGAAGTGCTTGTGGAATCGATCAAGGAAGTGGAAAGAGTGAAAAGGCAGAAGTGA
- the argB gene encoding acetylglutamate kinase, giving the protein MTQQSVRKTDKSTPIICIKVGGNALVDESTKKSIISQVCDLHHRGFHPVIIHGGGIEIQQLLDDTGTESQFIGGHRKTDARSIRYVEMALSGAVNKELVGLLNKAGVKAVGISGRDAGMVKAKKRKHTENGEEFDLGFVGDVDVVDTSLVQTLTAAGYLPVISPVSAGEDGHSFNINADMFAGHLAGALQADKFIALTNIDGLLRDVKDPDSIIESLTPAEARSLFGSVIQGGMIPKIEACLIAIEKGVKSAHIVNGTKEGNLLRIFKGTDKVGTTISKNSKSQIPNSKQP; this is encoded by the coding sequence GTGACCCAACAATCTGTCCGGAAGACGGATAAATCCACACCCATAATCTGCATCAAGGTAGGCGGCAACGCTCTTGTTGATGAAAGCACCAAAAAATCCATCATATCCCAGGTTTGCGATCTGCATCACCGTGGCTTTCATCCCGTTATTATCCACGGCGGCGGCATTGAGATCCAGCAGCTGCTGGATGATACGGGCACAGAATCACAGTTTATAGGCGGCCACCGCAAGACGGATGCGCGCTCTATTCGATATGTAGAGATGGCCCTCAGCGGTGCCGTAAATAAGGAACTGGTTGGCCTCTTGAATAAGGCTGGTGTGAAGGCGGTTGGCATTTCGGGCAGGGATGCCGGCATGGTGAAAGCCAAAAAGCGAAAACACACCGAAAACGGTGAGGAATTCGATCTTGGATTTGTGGGCGACGTTGATGTTGTAGATACGTCCCTGGTACAAACCCTTACCGCAGCCGGGTACCTTCCGGTGATCTCCCCTGTGTCGGCAGGTGAAGACGGCCACAGCTTTAATATCAATGCCGATATGTTTGCGGGTCATCTTGCCGGTGCACTTCAGGCTGACAAATTTATTGCACTCACCAATATCGACGGACTTCTGCGGGATGTAAAAGATCCAGACTCGATCATCGAGAGCCTGACCCCGGCCGAAGCACGGTCTCTTTTCGGATCTGTAATTCAGGGTGGCATGATCCCAAAAATAGAAGCCTGCCTGATCGCCATTGAGAAAGGCGTAAAATCAGCCCACATCGTCAATGGAACGAAAGAGGGGAATTTATTGCGTATATTCAAGGGCACTGACAAAGTTGGAACCACAATCAGTAAAAATTCCAAATCCCAAATTCCAAATTCCAAACAGCCTTAA
- a CDS encoding FAD:protein FMN transferase yields the protein MKLIRYLITGFFGAICLLLATLLPGFAQELQRYTFDSRHMGTQVNIILYAGNEALAIRASEAAFDRIEELNQLMSDYIATSEVNLVSEKSGSGEWVSINEDLYGLLQTSGQLSEMTNGLFDVTMGPLTHEWRYIRMMAEPEPPDDEKLERLLKKVGYQHLEFDEQTRSVRLNKRGMQLDLGGIAKGYAADKAIEKLKEFGIKSALVDAGGDITVSAPPPGRESWTVAVPKSTAADKNSTASLKLHNKTITTSGDMFQFLEFEGVRYSHIINPKTGLGSTFRIQATVISEDGMVADALASACTLMLPDQCLRLINGIDNAEAIIFRSREGEIEEWTTAGFDRFLD from the coding sequence ATGAAGTTGATCAGATACCTTATTACCGGATTTTTTGGCGCAATTTGCCTGCTTTTAGCAACTCTTCTGCCTGGTTTTGCCCAGGAGCTGCAGCGCTACACGTTCGATTCCCGTCATATGGGAACACAGGTTAACATTATTCTTTACGCCGGGAATGAAGCTCTGGCCATTCGCGCCTCAGAGGCAGCATTTGACAGAATTGAAGAGCTGAATCAATTAATGAGCGATTACATTGCAACCAGCGAAGTGAACCTGGTTTCTGAAAAATCAGGCTCCGGAGAGTGGGTCAGCATCAACGAGGACTTGTATGGTTTGCTTCAAACGTCTGGACAGCTTTCGGAGATGACAAATGGGCTGTTTGATGTTACAATGGGTCCATTAACCCATGAGTGGAGATATATTCGAATGATGGCTGAACCGGAACCGCCGGATGATGAGAAACTGGAGCGTTTGCTTAAGAAAGTCGGATATCAACACCTGGAATTTGATGAACAGACAAGATCAGTGCGTTTAAATAAAAGAGGCATGCAGCTTGATCTGGGAGGAATTGCCAAAGGTTATGCAGCAGATAAAGCCATAGAAAAACTGAAGGAGTTTGGCATCAAATCGGCACTGGTAGATGCGGGGGGAGATATTACGGTATCCGCTCCACCTCCCGGCCGGGAGAGCTGGACCGTGGCCGTACCAAAGAGTACCGCGGCAGATAAAAATTCAACGGCATCGCTGAAGTTGCATAACAAAACTATTACAACATCCGGTGATATGTTCCAGTTTCTGGAATTTGAAGGAGTACGCTATTCACATATTATCAATCCAAAAACCGGACTGGGGTCAACATTTAGAATTCAGGCTACCGTAATTTCAGAAGACGGGATGGTAGCCGACGCCCTTGCATCAGCATGTACGCTGATGCTGCCCGACCAGTGCCTGAGACTTATCAACGGAATTGACAACGCGGAAGCAATTATTTTCAGGTCGCGGGAAGGAGAAATTGAAGAGTGGACAACCGCAGGTTTTGACCGTTTTCTGGATTAA
- a CDS encoding calcineurin-like phosphoesterase C-terminal domain-containing protein codes for MKRISFLICLSLILPLTVNAQPWYGKPQVVGAGAGGDQISGVVFNDLNQNGLLDRGEPGVGDVLVSNGLNWTSTDESGRYEIGVREDMNLTIVQPSGWRVPTDQRMVPQFFYIHKEGGTGYDMRFGGLPDTGPAPSEINFPLHRDGAAGEEFTCAVLGDTQTYSNEQVSWLRDGALSDILDNGLKPGDCMLYLGDVVGDDLGLLDRILELGSVNNVPQWMVLGNHDIDFDARTNADKADSWRRIYGPDYYAFEMGNVLFVVLDNVYYPCGEEDVAMGRTHCGQGRSTYNGRLTETQFQWLDELVQRTPEDRLIVVNTHIPLISFADGTSGQHQTDELHRLHAILENHEALSFSGHTHTMENHSPGQLFNGWTEQTGIGPLPFRHIIAGAASGAWYQGDFTVEGVPMALMRLGAPMGYLHVEFTGADYRERYVGAGVDPERGHWIGVNTPAFRQWFNRIIEWNRSSAENRNPIPPYSINDLPDTKIVTPGDIEEGVWLTVNVWAGSAETEVKAILPGDQRLTMERTQSGEGESPKTGAQWADPFAAARQLSVARYAYESTMGPERAQGQELFRGSNMGPAAPRPQSSIALSNMHLWRVQLPELPLGVHPIEVVITDRHGEVSTDRITIEVRESHPPRYWRNELWD; via the coding sequence ATGAAACGGATTTCATTTTTGATCTGTCTCTCCCTGATTCTCCCTTTAACAGTTAACGCACAACCCTGGTACGGCAAGCCTCAAGTCGTGGGGGCAGGTGCGGGCGGGGATCAAATATCCGGAGTGGTATTCAATGATCTGAATCAAAACGGATTGTTAGATAGGGGAGAACCCGGTGTCGGGGACGTGCTGGTTTCAAACGGACTGAACTGGACGTCTACGGATGAATCGGGCAGGTACGAAATAGGAGTGAGGGAGGACATGAATCTCACCATTGTGCAGCCATCCGGCTGGCGTGTTCCGACCGATCAGCGGATGGTTCCGCAATTCTTCTACATTCACAAGGAGGGAGGAACAGGATACGACATGCGTTTTGGCGGGCTTCCGGATACGGGTCCGGCACCTTCTGAAATTAACTTTCCGCTTCACCGGGATGGCGCTGCAGGTGAGGAGTTTACATGCGCAGTGCTGGGCGATACGCAGACATACTCCAATGAGCAGGTATCATGGCTTCGCGATGGTGCGCTTTCCGATATTCTGGATAACGGTTTGAAACCCGGAGACTGCATGCTCTACCTGGGTGATGTAGTGGGGGACGATCTGGGACTGCTTGACCGTATTCTGGAGCTCGGTTCGGTGAATAATGTACCGCAGTGGATGGTACTGGGTAACCACGATATTGATTTTGATGCCCGTACCAATGCCGACAAGGCAGACAGCTGGAGAAGGATTTACGGGCCTGACTATTATGCCTTTGAAATGGGGAACGTACTTTTCGTCGTGCTCGACAACGTGTACTACCCATGCGGAGAAGAAGATGTTGCCATGGGGCGAACACACTGCGGGCAGGGCAGGTCTACCTATAACGGCCGTCTTACGGAGACCCAGTTTCAGTGGCTTGACGAACTGGTTCAGCGTACCCCGGAAGATCGTTTAATCGTTGTAAATACGCATATCCCCCTTATCTCATTTGCAGACGGTACAAGCGGTCAGCACCAGACGGATGAGCTTCACCGGTTGCACGCCATTCTGGAAAACCACGAAGCGCTGTCATTTTCGGGGCATACCCACACAATGGAAAATCACTCACCCGGACAGCTTTTTAACGGCTGGACGGAACAGACCGGCATAGGTCCTCTGCCGTTCCGCCATATCATTGCGGGAGCAGCCTCCGGTGCCTGGTACCAGGGTGACTTTACCGTTGAAGGCGTTCCCATGGCGCTGATGCGGCTGGGTGCACCCATGGGGTATCTGCATGTGGAATTTACAGGTGCGGATTACAGAGAGCGGTATGTAGGCGCGGGGGTCGATCCTGAAAGAGGACACTGGATCGGTGTGAATACACCTGCTTTTCGACAGTGGTTTAACCGCATTATAGAATGGAACAGATCAAGTGCGGAAAACCGCAATCCGATTCCTCCGTATTCCATCAATGATTTGCCCGATACAAAAATAGTGACTCCCGGCGACATTGAGGAGGGAGTTTGGCTGACGGTCAATGTCTGGGCAGGTTCCGCTGAGACGGAAGTGAAAGCTATTTTACCTGGTGATCAGCGTTTAACCATGGAGCGTACGCAGAGCGGTGAGGGGGAGTCTCCCAAAACGGGTGCGCAATGGGCCGACCCGTTTGCGGCTGCCCGGCAGCTTTCCGTAGCGCGTTATGCCTACGAAAGTACCATGGGACCGGAGCGGGCTCAGGGCCAGGAACTGTTCCGCGGATCGAATATGGGACCTGCTGCTCCCCGGCCTCAAAGCTCCATTGCGTTAAGTAATATGCATCTCTGGAGGGTTCAGCTTCCCGAACTGCCGCTGGGTGTGCATCCGATTGAAGTTGTGATTACAGACCGGCACGGAGAAGTCAGCACAGACAGAATAACCATCGAAGTCAGGGAGAGTCACCCGCCACGATACTGGCGAAATGAGCTCTGGGATTAA
- the argC gene encoding N-acetyl-gamma-glutamyl-phosphate reductase, giving the protein MPKFKVGIVGATGYTGSELLRLLIHHPDITIECVTSETHAGKRITDIHPHLLDISDIRLESSDNISDYDLDLVFLALPHGVSMSFVKEHGLDKFLTVDLSGDFRLPNKKVYEKWYKKKHVAETYFENAVFGLPELYRHEIRNARLVANPGCYPTSAILPLTPLVKYDMIQTSGIVVDSKSGVTGAGAKAKPGTHFPDLFGNFSAYGLTSHRHTPEIESVIHNYTGYTTEVLFSPHLLPIDRGILTTTYSTPKKEVSKEMVEELFYSVFEKEHFIRVVDRPPLLKHVRGSNYCDVHVTYDERTNKIITVSTIDNLMKGAAGQAVQNMNIMFGLIESTGLQHIPLNP; this is encoded by the coding sequence ATGCCCAAATTTAAAGTAGGAATCGTCGGCGCAACCGGATATACGGGATCAGAGCTTCTGAGACTCTTAATCCACCACCCGGACATCACCATTGAATGCGTAACCAGTGAAACGCATGCGGGCAAACGTATTACCGACATTCATCCGCACCTTCTTGATATTTCTGACATCAGGCTTGAATCTTCCGATAATATCAGTGATTACGACCTGGATCTTGTATTTCTGGCCCTTCCCCACGGTGTATCCATGAGCTTTGTGAAGGAACACGGTTTAGATAAATTTCTTACCGTTGACCTCTCCGGTGATTTTCGATTACCCAACAAGAAAGTGTATGAGAAGTGGTATAAAAAGAAGCACGTGGCAGAAACGTACTTTGAGAATGCCGTTTTCGGCCTGCCGGAACTTTACCGGCATGAAATCCGCAACGCACGGCTGGTGGCAAATCCCGGATGTTACCCAACCTCGGCTATCCTGCCGCTTACACCGCTCGTTAAATATGATATGATCCAGACCTCCGGAATCGTTGTGGATTCCAAGTCGGGAGTAACCGGTGCCGGTGCGAAAGCCAAACCCGGAACGCATTTTCCCGATCTTTTTGGAAATTTCTCCGCCTATGGACTCACAAGCCACAGGCATACACCTGAGATCGAATCCGTCATTCACAACTACACGGGTTACACGACCGAAGTGCTGTTTTCACCGCATTTGCTGCCGATCGATCGGGGGATCCTCACAACAACCTACTCCACGCCCAAAAAAGAGGTAAGCAAAGAGATGGTTGAAGAGCTGTTCTACTCGGTTTTTGAAAAAGAACATTTTATCAGGGTTGTCGACCGTCCGCCACTGCTGAAGCACGTGCGCGGATCAAACTACTGCGATGTGCATGTAACCTATGATGAACGCACCAATAAAATTATAACTGTATCCACTATCGACAACCTTATGAAGGGTGCTGCCGGTCAGGCCGTTCAGAATATGAATATCATGTTCGGGCTGATCGAATCGACCGGATTGCAGCACATTCCGTTAAATCCATAA
- the argJ gene encoding bifunctional glutamate N-acetyltransferase/amino-acid acetyltransferase ArgJ, translated as MLKNITHVRGFTCWGAHMGIKSKRRDLALIYSDVPASAAAVFTRNVVCAEPIKLSRKHIKNGKAQAFVINSGNANACTGTKGMEGAVAMAETTAKELKIPVNSVIVASTGLIGEPFPTDKVLSGIRESAKKLSSRDIAGSLAANAILTTDTFAKEGFTSFNIEGIEINMAGIAKGSGMIHPNMGTMLGFIVCDIAITSKLLDEALRTAVDKSFNMITVDGDTSTNDMVSVMCNGKAGNPEINKKDANYDLFVSNLTDLCAHLARLIVSDGEGSTKLIEYRVNGAKSEEDARQIVRTVSNSNLVKTAIFGSDPNWGRIIAAAGRAGVNFDPDKLDLFLGTEMNSLYPVLKQAQPVEGVRKKLLKVMNSSTIIIVVDLNQGDEEAVGWGSDFSYEYVRINAEYTT; from the coding sequence ATGCTTAAAAACATCACCCACGTCCGCGGTTTTACCTGCTGGGGCGCCCATATGGGAATCAAATCCAAACGTCGAGACCTGGCGCTGATCTATTCGGATGTACCTGCTTCTGCAGCAGCCGTATTTACACGCAATGTGGTGTGTGCGGAGCCGATCAAACTCAGCAGAAAACACATTAAAAACGGTAAAGCCCAGGCTTTTGTGATCAACTCCGGCAATGCAAATGCATGTACGGGTACAAAAGGCATGGAAGGTGCCGTGGCAATGGCCGAAACAACAGCAAAAGAGTTGAAGATTCCGGTCAACTCAGTGATCGTAGCTTCCACAGGTCTGATAGGGGAGCCCTTCCCTACTGACAAGGTGCTCAGTGGGATACGGGAAAGCGCTAAGAAACTTTCAAGCCGTGACATTGCGGGCTCACTGGCTGCCAATGCGATTCTAACCACAGACACCTTTGCCAAAGAAGGATTCACGTCCTTCAATATCGAAGGAATAGAAATAAACATGGCCGGAATTGCGAAAGGGTCCGGGATGATTCATCCCAACATGGGTACCATGCTGGGGTTCATTGTTTGCGATATTGCGATAACTTCAAAATTGCTTGATGAGGCACTGCGAACAGCCGTCGATAAATCATTCAATATGATCACTGTGGACGGGGATACCTCTACGAATGATATGGTATCTGTGATGTGCAACGGCAAAGCGGGCAACCCGGAAATAAATAAGAAGGATGCCAACTATGATCTGTTTGTATCCAACCTGACGGATCTTTGTGCGCACCTGGCACGATTGATTGTTTCCGACGGGGAAGGATCCACAAAATTGATCGAATACCGGGTGAATGGAGCCAAATCGGAAGAAGATGCGAGGCAAATTGTACGCACCGTCTCCAATTCCAATCTGGTGAAAACAGCCATATTCGGTTCGGACCCCAACTGGGGACGAATTATCGCTGCGGCCGGACGAGCAGGCGTTAATTTCGATCCGGACAAGCTGGATCTCTTTCTGGGAACCGAAATGAACAGTTTATATCCGGTTCTTAAGCAAGCCCAGCCTGTTGAGGGTGTACGAAAGAAACTGCTTAAAGTGATGAACTCCTCCACCATTATCATCGTGGTCGACCTGAATCAGGGTGATGAGGAAGCCGTTGGCTGGGGCTCTGACTTCTCGTATGAGTATGTGAGAATCAACGCGGAGTACACTACGTAG
- a CDS encoding serine/threonine-protein kinase — MEPKNWHTITSIVDQALELPEEKRMDFVQSVCKNDEETRIQVERFLESISKSEGLWSDLLQSNRILADDYMSTKPGFSDDESVNPEKIGRYTILDRIASGGMGHVYLAERNDGQFSRRVAIKVLRNELHSDKNIDRFYKERRILSSLEHPNIARLYDGGMTEDERPYLVMEYVDGVPIHKYVRENDLSLHDILDLFEQVCEAVRYAHNHFVIHRDLKPDNIFVTGEGTVKVLDFGVAKLVDPANTESSVSQDEKKELILSLLYAAPEQVRQDKITAATDVYMLGVVLYELFTGIQPFAKTKTLSFAKASNVIAEYVPPPPSLTMDSKLLKRDLRGDLDAVVGKAMQKKPDDRYQSVDAFLTDLDNYRRHRPVSARSSTLSYRSWKYVNRNRQLVGTSSLFLVLITFFLVYHISQLTEERNIAQLEAEKAQTVTAFMTDIFSSANPSRNFEDTLTVFQLLDQGMQRVDNLNSQPALQSDLLVAMSGAYSKLGSYEQSERLIHRADSLAQTHFPDDDVRQVTIANQLGFLYLAMRDFEYANYFFERSYGLLDQLTEKDWRLLRSTYSGLGRSRTQIGDPEDAEHWFHKAMKINDEYGNTATNNRTIKTDLAMNLRAQNRYREAEELYTDVLDGLKENNIDDYEDLVITLNNLGYLNRVLERYAESEEHYRRALRTAADLYGEDHPHILMIMNNLAGTLSAQEKHEETLVVLENKASLTQQRFGDHWRTARAISVIGRFHFQRKEFDRSSEKLLESEEMYRDVFGNNHFWTGYENLYRHIALKNAGRFNEPLTDLPAFQAMVRHRNTFTYQDSTSIAYLIDQTEKHSSAVMEEDLKELKALLNR; from the coding sequence ATGGAACCTAAAAACTGGCATACCATAACGTCGATCGTAGATCAGGCACTTGAACTGCCTGAGGAGAAACGTATGGATTTCGTTCAATCGGTTTGCAAAAATGACGAAGAAACCCGTATACAGGTAGAACGCTTTTTAGAATCGATCAGTAAATCGGAGGGGCTTTGGAGCGATTTATTGCAATCCAACCGGATTTTAGCAGACGATTATATGTCAACCAAACCCGGTTTCTCTGATGATGAGAGCGTCAATCCGGAAAAAATTGGCCGCTATACAATATTGGACAGGATTGCATCGGGCGGGATGGGGCATGTTTATCTTGCGGAGCGGAATGACGGACAGTTCTCCCGAAGGGTAGCCATCAAGGTGCTGCGCAACGAACTGCATTCTGATAAGAATATTGACCGATTTTACAAAGAGCGGCGCATTCTTTCATCTCTGGAACACCCGAATATCGCCAGGCTCTATGATGGCGGAATGACCGAAGATGAACGCCCCTACCTGGTAATGGAGTACGTGGATGGCGTTCCCATCCACAAATACGTCCGTGAAAACGACCTGTCCCTTCATGATATTCTGGATCTTTTTGAACAGGTGTGTGAAGCCGTTCGCTACGCACATAACCACTTCGTAATTCACCGCGATCTCAAACCGGATAATATTTTTGTAACCGGGGAAGGAACCGTCAAGGTCCTGGACTTTGGCGTGGCCAAACTGGTGGATCCCGCAAATACCGAATCGTCCGTTTCGCAGGATGAAAAAAAGGAACTGATTCTTTCACTTCTCTATGCTGCGCCCGAACAGGTGCGGCAGGATAAAATTACGGCCGCTACGGATGTGTACATGCTTGGCGTCGTACTCTATGAGCTGTTCACCGGCATTCAACCCTTCGCAAAGACGAAAACATTGAGCTTTGCAAAAGCATCAAACGTGATTGCGGAATATGTCCCGCCGCCACCCTCTCTAACCATGGATTCCAAACTCCTTAAGCGTGATCTGAGAGGCGATCTGGACGCCGTGGTCGGCAAAGCGATGCAAAAGAAACCGGACGATCGGTACCAATCCGTGGATGCCTTTTTGACCGACCTTGATAACTACAGGAGACACCGTCCGGTTTCAGCCAGGTCATCTACCCTCTCCTATCGTTCATGGAAATATGTGAACAGAAACCGGCAGCTTGTCGGAACCAGCAGTCTTTTCCTGGTTCTCATCACATTTTTTCTGGTTTACCATATATCACAGCTTACCGAAGAGCGAAATATCGCACAGCTGGAGGCTGAAAAAGCACAGACGGTAACCGCCTTTATGACCGATATCTTTTCATCTGCAAATCCAAGCCGGAATTTTGAGGATACTCTGACGGTCTTTCAACTGCTCGACCAAGGTATGCAAAGAGTTGATAACCTGAACAGTCAGCCCGCACTTCAGTCCGATCTGCTGGTTGCAATGAGCGGGGCTTATTCCAAACTGGGAAGCTATGAACAGTCTGAAAGACTGATCCATCGCGCGGATTCACTGGCTCAGACTCATTTTCCGGACGATGATGTAAGACAGGTAACCATAGCCAATCAATTGGGCTTTTTATATCTGGCCATGAGGGATTTTGAATACGCCAACTACTTTTTCGAACGTTCATATGGGCTTCTTGATCAATTAACTGAAAAGGATTGGCGACTTCTTCGGAGCACCTATAGTGGACTTGGCAGATCACGCACCCAGATCGGAGACCCGGAGGATGCCGAACATTGGTTTCATAAAGCCATGAAAATAAATGATGAATATGGAAATACCGCAACTAACAACCGGACTATCAAAACAGATTTAGCAATGAATCTTCGCGCTCAAAATCGTTATCGGGAAGCGGAAGAACTTTATACGGATGTTCTGGATGGACTGAAAGAAAATAATATCGATGACTATGAAGATTTGGTAATCACCTTGAATAATCTGGGATACCTGAATCGCGTATTGGAGCGCTATGCAGAGTCTGAGGAGCACTACCGGCGTGCACTTCGTACAGCAGCAGATCTGTATGGGGAGGACCATCCCCACATATTGATGATCATGAACAACCTGGCTGGAACTTTAAGCGCTCAGGAAAAGCATGAAGAAACACTGGTGGTCCTTGAAAACAAAGCTTCTCTCACCCAACAAAGATTTGGGGATCACTGGCGAACCGCCCGTGCAATCAGTGTGATCGGCAGATTTCATTTTCAGAGAAAAGAGTTTGACAGGTCATCTGAAAAACTACTTGAAAGTGAGGAGATGTACCGGGACGTGTTTGGGAATAACCATTTCTGGACCGGATATGAAAATCTGTACCGCCACATTGCCCTGAAAAATGCGGGTCGTTTTAATGAACCGCTGACCGATTTGCCGGCCTTTCAGGCGATGGTGAGGCATCGTAACACATTTACGTATCAGGACAGTACATCCATCGCATATCTTATTGACCAAACTGAAAAGCATAGTTCTGCTGTCATGGAAGAAGATCTGAAGGAGTTGAAAGCTCTGCTCAATCGCTGA
- a CDS encoding ECF-type sigma factor — translation MEITQLLKRVGKGDQAAFEELYPMVYEKLKRLAQVQLNREYQTHTLCKTELVHEAYEKMIDYPDPDYQNRTHFYAIAAKSMRQILVDYARKKKALKRGGEYSIQNMDMQEIHIENHAEQIILFDELLEELKKLDERMAAVVELRFFGGLSIEDTADSLGISPSTANRDWLKARGWLYGKLQEQSD, via the coding sequence ATGGAAATTACACAGCTGCTGAAGCGAGTCGGCAAAGGAGATCAGGCTGCATTTGAGGAGCTCTATCCGATGGTGTATGAAAAGCTGAAGAGACTCGCACAGGTTCAGCTAAACCGAGAATATCAGACGCATACGCTATGCAAAACCGAGCTGGTTCATGAAGCGTATGAAAAGATGATTGATTATCCAGATCCGGACTATCAGAACAGAACCCATTTTTACGCCATTGCGGCCAAATCAATGCGCCAGATTTTGGTTGACTATGCCCGCAAAAAAAAGGCCCTCAAACGCGGCGGTGAATACTCAATCCAAAATATGGACATGCAGGAGATCCATATTGAAAATCATGCCGAGCAAATAATTCTTTTCGATGAGCTTCTTGAGGAACTTAAAAAGCTGGATGAGCGAATGGCAGCTGTGGTTGAACTCCGCTTTTTTGGAGGCTTAAGTATTGAAGACACCGCCGACAGCCTGGGCATCTCACCCAGCACCGCAAACCGCGACTGGCTGAAAGCAAGAGGATGGCTCTATGGTAAATTACAGGAGCAGTCGGATTGA